A genomic region of Pseudomonas frederiksbergensis contains the following coding sequences:
- a CDS encoding IS3 family transposase (programmed frameshift) → MTKQRRTFSAEFKREAADLVLKQNYSFIEASRSLGVGESVLRRWVDQLQQERTGITPQSKALTPEQQKIQELEARIARLEREKSIPKKGYRALDVGRSRAYALINQLSVHEPVDCLCEVFEVARSSYYAHRLRRLTPDVERLRLRSRVNELFTRGRSAPGSRSITVMMQEEGEQIGRFKVRGLMRELELVSKQPGSHAYKKATVERPDIPNILNREFDVEAPNQVWCGDITYIWAQGKWHYLAVVLDLYARRVVGWALSEKPDADLVVKALDVAYEQRGKPQGLLFHSDQGSQYASRQFRQRLWRYRMRQSMSRRGNCWDNAPMERVFRSLKTEWIPTTGYMTGQQAQRDISQYLMHHYNWIRPHQFNDGLAPAKTEEKLKTVSGIS, encoded by the exons ATGACCAAGCAACGCCGTACCTTTTCCGCTGAATTCAAACGCGAGGCTGCCGACCTCGTGCTCAAGCAAAACTACAGCTTCATCGAGGCCAGCCGCTCGCTCGGCGTTGGCGAATCGGTTCTGCGCCGTTGGGTCGACCAGCTTCAGCAGGAGCGCACAGGCATCACCCCACAGAGCAAGGCGCTAACTCCAGAGCAGCAAAAAATCCAGGAGCTGGAAGCTCGGATCGCTCGCCTTGAGCGCGAGAAATCGATAC CTAAAAAAGGCTACCGCGCTCTTGATGTCGGAAGATCTCGAGCGTACGCGCTGATCAATCAGTTAAGCGTCCATGAGCCAGTTGATTGCTTGTGCGAGGTGTTCGAAGTCGCCCGCTCGAGTTACTACGCACATCGTCTCAGACGGCTAACCCCTGACGTTGAGCGGCTCAGGCTGCGTAGTCGAGTGAACGAGTTGTTCACCCGGGGGCGAAGTGCGCCGGGCAGCCGCAGCATCACCGTGATGATGCAAGAAGAGGGTGAGCAAATCGGGCGGTTCAAGGTACGCGGCCTGATGCGCGAACTGGAGCTGGTCAGCAAGCAGCCGGGATCACACGCCTACAAAAAAGCGACGGTGGAGCGGCCTGATATCCCGAACATCTTGAACCGGGAGTTTGATGTCGAGGCGCCCAACCAGGTCTGGTGTGGCGATATCACCTACATTTGGGCGCAGGGTAAATGGCACTACCTTGCGGTTGTCCTGGATCTCTACGCGCGTCGAGTTGTGGGCTGGGCGTTATCAGAAAAGCCGGATGCAGATCTGGTGGTCAAGGCGCTGGACGTGGCTTACGAACAACGTGGAAAGCCTCAGGGGTTGCTGTTTCACTCGGATCAAGGATCGCAGTACGCCAGCCGCCAATTTCGCCAACGACTGTGGCGCTACCGTATGCGCCAGAGCATGAGTCGCCGAGGAAATTGCTGGGATAATGCGCCGATGGAACGGGTGTTTCGCAGTTTGAAAACAGAATGGATACCGACCACTGGCTACATGACCGGCCAGCAAGCTCAGCGAGACATCAGCCAGTACCTGATGCATCACTACAACTGGATCCGACCCCATCAATTTAACGATGGGTTGGCCCCGGCGAAAACTGAAGAAAAACTCAAAACCGTGTCCGGGATTAGTTGA
- a CDS encoding MerR family transcriptional regulator encodes MLEPSHNDELPVIPGKRYFTIGEVSELCAVKPHVLRYWEQEFPQLNPVKRRGNRRYYQRQDVLMIRQIRALLYDQGFTIGGARLRLSGDEAKDDTTQYKQMIRQMIAELEDVLVVLKK; translated from the coding sequence ATGCTGGAACCAAGTCATAACGACGAGCTTCCCGTCATTCCAGGCAAACGCTACTTCACCATCGGTGAAGTTAGCGAGCTTTGTGCGGTAAAACCGCACGTGCTGCGCTACTGGGAGCAGGAGTTTCCTCAACTCAACCCCGTCAAGCGCCGCGGAAATCGCCGGTACTATCAGCGCCAGGATGTGCTGATGATCCGGCAGATCCGCGCGTTGCTGTACGACCAGGGGTTCACCATCGGTGGAGCGCGCCTGCGCCTTTCCGGCGATGAGGCCAAAGACGACACCACCCAATACAAGCAAATGATCCGCCAGATGATCGCCGAACTTGAAGATGTTCTGGTGGTACTCAAGAAATAA
- the ihfA gene encoding integration host factor subunit alpha, with the protein MGALTKAEMAERLYEELGLNKREAKELVELFFEEIRHALEDNEQVKLSGFGNFDLRDKRQRPGRNPKTGEEIPITARRVVTFRPGQKLKARVEAYAGTKS; encoded by the coding sequence ATGGGGGCTTTGACGAAAGCTGAGATGGCGGAACGTCTGTATGAAGAGCTGGGCCTGAATAAACGGGAGGCCAAGGAATTGGTCGAACTGTTTTTTGAAGAAATCAGGCACGCTCTTGAAGACAACGAGCAGGTGAAGTTGTCCGGCTTCGGCAACTTCGACCTTCGGGACAAACGCCAGCGGCCTGGCCGCAATCCGAAAACGGGAGAAGAAATCCCGATCACGGCTCGCCGTGTGGTCACCTTTCGTCCAGGGCAGAAGTTGAAGGCCCGAGTTGAGGCTTATGCTGGAACCAAGTCATAA
- the pheT gene encoding phenylalanine--tRNA ligase subunit beta — MKFSEQWLRGWVSPQVSRDELVARLSMAGLEVDSVTPAAGEFSGVVVGEVLSTEQHPDADKLRVCQVSSGSETFQVVCGAPNVRPGLKIPFAMIGAELPGDFKIKKAKLRGVESNGMLCSQAELQVGEGNDGLMELPADAPVGQDIREYLSLDDASIEVDLTPNRGDCLSLAGLAREVGALYAAEVTRPVVAIVPAVHDEVRSVEVLAPAACPRYLGRVIRNVDLSRPTPLWMVERLRRADVRSIDAAVDITNYVMLELGQPLHAFDLAEINGGIRVRMAEEGEKLVLLDGQEVSLRSDTLVIADHSRALAIAGVMGGEHSGVSATTRDVFLESAFFDQIAVAGKARSYGLHTDASHRYERGVDWQLAREAMERATGLLLEITGGEAGPIIETVSEQHLPSIAPVTLRAQRITQMLGMEMDSAEVERLLSALGLKISADGAGQWRVEVPSHRFDISLEVDLIEELARLYGYNRLPVRYPQARLAPQAKAEARSDLPELRRLLVARGYQEAITYSFIDPKQFELFSPGVEPLLLANPISNDMAAMRSSLWPGLVKALQHNLNRQQDRVRLFESGLRFVGQLEGLKQEPMLAGVVCGSRLPEGWAQGRDTVDFFDVKADVEAVLGFAGALDAFTFVPGSHPALHPGQTARIEREGRVVGYVGAIHPELSKTLGLDRPVFVFELVLAEVALGKMPKFSELSRFPEVRRDLALLADKDVAASAVLDVIRENAGEWLTDLRLFDVYQGKGIDPHRKSLAVGLTWQHPSRTLNDDEVNTTTQNILTSLEQRLNATLRK; from the coding sequence ATGAAATTCAGTGAACAATGGCTGCGCGGCTGGGTAAGCCCGCAGGTAAGTCGCGACGAGCTGGTTGCTCGTCTGTCGATGGCCGGTCTTGAGGTCGATAGCGTTACGCCGGCCGCCGGTGAATTCAGTGGTGTAGTTGTTGGCGAGGTGCTGAGCACCGAGCAGCACCCGGACGCTGACAAGCTGCGCGTTTGCCAGGTCAGTAGTGGCTCGGAGACCTTCCAGGTGGTATGCGGTGCACCAAACGTGCGCCCGGGCTTGAAGATCCCGTTCGCGATGATCGGTGCCGAACTGCCAGGCGACTTCAAAATCAAGAAGGCCAAGCTGCGTGGCGTTGAATCCAACGGCATGCTGTGCTCGCAAGCCGAACTGCAAGTCGGTGAAGGCAACGACGGTCTGATGGAATTGCCGGCTGATGCGCCGGTCGGTCAGGACATTCGTGAGTACCTGAGCCTGGACGACGCCAGCATCGAAGTCGACCTGACCCCGAACCGCGGCGACTGCCTGTCCCTGGCCGGTCTGGCCCGTGAAGTCGGTGCGCTCTATGCTGCCGAAGTCACACGCCCGGTCGTTGCGATCGTGCCAGCCGTGCACGATGAAGTGCGTTCGGTTGAGGTACTGGCACCCGCCGCTTGCCCGCGTTACCTGGGTCGCGTGATCCGTAACGTCGACCTGTCCAGGCCTACGCCGCTGTGGATGGTCGAGCGTCTGCGTCGCGCTGACGTGCGCAGCATCGACGCTGCTGTCGACATCACCAACTACGTGATGCTGGAGCTGGGTCAACCGCTGCACGCTTTCGATCTCGCCGAAATCAACGGCGGCATCCGTGTGCGCATGGCCGAAGAAGGCGAGAAGCTGGTGCTGCTCGACGGTCAGGAAGTCAGCCTGCGTAGCGATACGCTGGTGATTGCCGACCACTCCCGCGCCCTGGCGATTGCTGGCGTGATGGGTGGCGAGCACAGCGGTGTTTCCGCGACCACTCGCGATGTATTCCTGGAAAGCGCGTTCTTCGATCAGATCGCCGTCGCTGGCAAGGCCCGTTCCTATGGCCTGCACACCGACGCCTCGCACCGCTACGAGCGTGGCGTGGACTGGCAACTGGCCCGTGAAGCCATGGAGCGCGCCACTGGCCTGCTGCTGGAAATCACCGGTGGTGAAGCTGGCCCGATCATCGAAACCGTCAGCGAGCAGCACCTGCCGTCGATTGCGCCGGTGACTCTGCGTGCCCAGCGCATCACCCAGATGCTGGGTATGGAAATGGATTCGGCCGAAGTCGAGCGTCTGCTCAGCGCTTTGGGTCTGAAGATTTCCGCGGACGGGGCAGGGCAGTGGCGCGTAGAAGTGCCAAGCCATCGCTTCGATATCAGCCTGGAAGTCGACCTGATCGAAGAGCTGGCCCGTCTGTACGGTTACAACCGTCTGCCGGTTCGCTACCCGCAAGCCCGTCTGGCACCGCAAGCCAAGGCTGAGGCGCGTAGCGATCTGCCTGAGCTGCGCCGTCTGCTGGTGGCTCGTGGTTACCAGGAAGCGATCACTTACAGCTTCATCGATCCGAAACAGTTTGAGCTGTTCAGTCCGGGCGTTGAGCCTCTGTTGCTGGCCAACCCGATTTCCAACGACATGGCCGCCATGCGCTCGTCCCTGTGGCCGGGTCTGGTCAAGGCGCTTCAGCACAACCTGAACCGTCAACAGGACCGCGTCCGTCTGTTCGAAAGCGGCCTGCGCTTCGTCGGTCAGCTGGAAGGCCTGAAGCAAGAGCCGATGCTGGCCGGTGTGGTCTGCGGCAGCCGTCTGCCGGAAGGCTGGGCCCAAGGTCGCGATACCGTGGACTTCTTCGACGTCAAAGCCGACGTGGAAGCAGTGCTGGGCTTTGCCGGTGCACTGGACGCGTTCACGTTCGTGCCGGGCAGCCACCCTGCGTTGCACCCGGGTCAAACCGCACGTATCGAGCGTGAAGGTCGCGTAGTCGGTTACGTCGGCGCTATCCACCCTGAATTGTCGAAAACCCTCGGCCTCGACCGTCCGGTCTTCGTTTTCGAGCTGGTTCTGGCCGAAGTGGCATTGGGCAAAATGCCAAAATTCAGCGAGTTGTCGCGCTTTCCTGAAGTACGTCGTGACCTTGCGTTGCTGGCAGACAAAGACGTTGCAGCCAGTGCTGTACTGGACGTAATCCGTGAAAATGCAGGCGAATGGCTGACGGACCTCAGGCTATTTGACGTGTATCAGGGTAAAGGTATTGATCCGCATAGAAAAAGCCTTGCAGTTGGCTTGACCTGGCAGCATCCATCGCGCACTCTTAATGACGATGAGGTGAATACCACGACGCAAAACATCCTCACCTCGCTCGAACAAAGGTTGAACGCCACGTTAAGGAAGTGA
- the pheS gene encoding phenylalanine--tRNA ligase subunit alpha, translating into MENLDALVSQALEAVQSAEDINALEQIRVHYLGKKGELTQVMKTLGNLPAEERPQVGALINVAKERVTEVLNARKALFEEADLAAKLSAESIDVTLPGRGQTSGGLHPVTRTLERIEQFFTHIGYGIAEGPEVEDDYHNFEALNIPGHHPARSMHDTFYFNANMLLRTHTSPVQVRTMESKQPPIRIVCPGRVYRSDSDITHSPMFHQVEGLLVDRDINFADLKGTIEEFLRVFFEKELAVRFRPSYFPFTEPSAEVDMECVMCSGKGCRVCKQTGWLEVMGCGMVHPNVLRMSGIDPEEFSGFAFGMGVERLAMLRYGVNDLRLFFDNDLRFLAQFR; encoded by the coding sequence ATGGAAAACCTGGATGCGCTGGTCTCTCAAGCACTAGAGGCTGTGCAAAGCGCTGAAGATATCAATGCCCTGGAGCAAATCCGGGTTCACTACCTTGGCAAAAAAGGTGAATTGACTCAGGTGATGAAGACCCTGGGGAATTTGCCGGCAGAGGAGCGTCCGCAAGTCGGCGCCCTGATCAACGTTGCCAAGGAGCGTGTCACAGAGGTTCTCAATGCACGCAAGGCACTGTTTGAAGAGGCTGATCTGGCCGCCAAACTGTCCGCCGAGTCCATTGACGTGACCCTGCCTGGCCGTGGTCAGACCTCGGGTGGCCTGCATCCGGTTACCCGCACTCTGGAACGTATCGAACAGTTCTTCACCCATATTGGCTACGGCATCGCCGAAGGCCCTGAGGTCGAAGACGATTATCACAACTTCGAGGCGCTCAACATCCCAGGCCATCACCCGGCCCGTTCGATGCATGACACCTTCTATTTCAATGCCAACATGTTGCTGCGCACCCATACCTCTCCGGTACAGGTCCGCACCATGGAATCGAAACAGCCGCCGATCCGCATCGTCTGCCCAGGCCGTGTCTATCGTAGCGACTCGGATATCACCCACTCGCCGATGTTTCACCAGGTCGAAGGCCTGCTGGTCGATCGCGACATCAATTTCGCCGACCTGAAAGGGACCATCGAAGAGTTCCTGCGCGTGTTCTTCGAAAAAGAGCTGGCCGTGCGTTTCCGCCCTTCGTATTTCCCGTTCACCGAGCCATCCGCTGAAGTCGACATGGAATGCGTGATGTGCAGCGGCAAAGGCTGCCGCGTCTGCAAGCAGACTGGCTGGTTGGAAGTAATGGGCTGCGGCATGGTTCACCCGAACGTGCTGCGTATGTCCGGGATTGACCCGGAAGAGTTTTCGGGCTTTGCCTTCGGCATGGGCGTTGAACGTCTGGCCATGCTGCGTTACGGCGTGAACGACTTGCGTCTGTTCTTCGACAACGACTTGCGGTTCCTCGCGCAATTTCGCTAG
- the rplT gene encoding 50S ribosomal protein L20, protein MARVKRGVIARKRHKKILKLAKGYYGARSRVFRVAKQAVIKAGQYAYRDRRQKKRQFRALWIARINAGARINGLSYSRFIAGLKKASIEIDRKVLADLAVNEKAAFAAIVEKAKATLA, encoded by the coding sequence ATGGCTCGTGTAAAGCGTGGCGTCATTGCCCGTAAACGTCACAAAAAAATTCTGAAACTTGCTAAAGGCTACTACGGCGCTCGCTCGCGCGTATTCCGTGTTGCCAAGCAAGCGGTAATCAAGGCAGGCCAATACGCCTACCGTGACCGTCGTCAGAAAAAACGTCAGTTCCGCGCTCTGTGGATCGCTCGTATCAACGCTGGTGCACGTATCAACGGTCTGTCCTACAGCCGTTTCATCGCTGGCCTGAAAAAAGCGTCCATCGAGATCGACCGTAAGGTTCTGGCTGATCTGGCAGTGAACGAAAAAGCGGCGTTTGCTGCGATTGTCGAGAAAGCTAAAGCCACCTTGGCTTAA
- the rpmI gene encoding 50S ribosomal protein L35, with protein MPKMKTKSGAAKRFLKTANGIKHKHAFKSHILTKMSTKRKRQLRGSSLLAPCDVAKVERMLRLR; from the coding sequence ATGCCAAAGATGAAAACTAAAAGTGGTGCTGCTAAGCGGTTTCTGAAAACTGCTAACGGTATCAAGCACAAGCACGCTTTCAAGAGCCACATCCTGACCAAAATGTCGACCAAGCGTAAGCGTCAACTGCGCGGTAGCAGCTTGCTTGCTCCGTGCGACGTGGCAAAAGTCGAGCGCATGCTGCGCCTTCGTTAA
- the infC gene encoding translation initiation factor IF-3, which yields MIIKREMRQDKRAAPKAPINENISAREVRLIGADGEQIGIVSIDEALRIAEESKLDLVEISADAIPPVCRVMDYGKSIFEKKKQVAAAKKNQKQIQVKEIKFRPGTEEGDYQVKLRNLVRFLSDGDRAKVSLRFRGREMAHQELGMELLKRVEGDLLEYGSVEQHPKMEGRQLIMVIAPKKKK from the coding sequence ATTATTATTAAGCGTGAAATGAGACAAGATAAACGAGCTGCACCGAAAGCCCCGATCAACGAGAATATCTCGGCACGCGAGGTTCGGTTAATTGGCGCTGACGGCGAGCAGATTGGCATCGTCTCGATTGATGAAGCGCTTCGTATTGCTGAAGAGTCCAAACTGGATTTGGTGGAAATTTCTGCCGACGCAATACCGCCTGTTTGCCGCGTGATGGACTACGGCAAATCGATCTTCGAAAAGAAGAAACAGGTAGCTGCAGCGAAGAAAAACCAGAAGCAGATTCAGGTTAAAGAAATCAAGTTTCGTCCAGGGACGGAGGAAGGGGATTACCAGGTAAAACTGCGCAACCTGGTACGTTTCCTGAGTGATGGGGACAGGGCCAAGGTATCCTTGCGATTCCGCGGCCGTGAGATGGCCCACCAGGAGCTGGGGATGGAACTCCTCAAGCGGGTTGAAGGTGACCTGCTCGAGTACGGTTCGGTCGAACAGCATCCTAAGATGGAAGGACGCCAGCTGATCATGGTCATCGCCCCGAAAAAGAAGAAGTAA